From Sceloporus undulatus isolate JIND9_A2432 ecotype Alabama chromosome 6, SceUnd_v1.1, whole genome shotgun sequence, one genomic window encodes:
- the LOC121933838 gene encoding olfactory receptor 4N5-like: MTHTFVTEFIIQGLSSFWEIQLFLCALLLLFYVIILPGNVLIIMTIWNDPHLGAPMFFFLGNLALLDICYSCVTPPKIMLNAFSGCRTISYMSCITQLFFIHFLGGAEMFLLIAMAIDRYVAICHPLHYATVVTRAVCWAMVIASWTGGFIHSIIQVILIIALPFCGPNELDNFFCDINQIIRLACTNTDALEYIMFVSSGLVSAACFILLLVSYGALLVKVRTCSSQSKSKASSTCITHIIITFIMFGPAIYIYCRPFLDYPFDKTVAFFHTVVFPLMNPMIYTLRNKEIKVAMWKILKKYAI, encoded by the coding sequence ATGACTCACACTTTTGTAACTGAGTTCATTATCCAAGGATTATCATCATTCTGGGAGATACAGCTGTTTCTCTGtgccctcctcctgctcttctatGTCATCATCCTCCCCGGGAACGTTCTGATCATCATGACAATATGGAATGATCCCCATCTAGGAGCCCCTATGTTTTTCTTCTTGGGCAACCTGGCCTTGCTGGACATCTGCTACAGCTGTGTCACTCCTCCAAAGATCATGCTCAATGCCTTCTCTGGCTGTAGGACCATCAGCTACATGAGCTGCATCACCCAACTTTTTTTTATCCATTTCCTGGGTGGTGCAGAGATGTTCCTTCTCATTGCCATGGCTATTGACCGTTATGTAGCCATCTGCCACCCATTGCATTATGCCACGGTAGTGACCAGGGCAGTGTGCTGGGCTATGGTGATAGCTTCATGGACTGGAGGTTTCATACACTCCATAATCCAGGTCATTCTCATCATTGCCCTCCCTTTCTGTGGGCCAAATGAGCTGGACAATTTCTTCTGTGATATCAATCAGATCATTAGGTTGGCTTGCACCAATACTGATGCTCTAGAGTACATCATGTTTGTTAGCAGTGGCCTGGTCAGTGCTGCGTGCTTCATCCTTCTCCTCGTGTCCTATGGGGCACTGCTGGTGAAGGTGAGGACATGCTCCAGTCAAAGCAAGAGCAAAGCCTCTTCCACTTGTATCACTCACATCATTATTACCTTCATCATGTTTGGTCCAGCCATTTACATCTATTGCCGTCCATTCCTGGATTATCCTTTTGATAAGACGGTGGCCTTTTTCCATACAGTGGTCTTCCCTTTGATGAACCCCATGATCTACACACTGAGGAACAAGGAGATCAAAGTTGCCATGTGGAAAATCCTGAAGAAATATGCAATCTAG